The genomic stretch AAGAAatctgatgaaaaaaaaaaatcttatcatgaattataaatttattgatttagattgaatttatttgattttaacaaaTGTAAAACCGGACAAATCGGTTTagttatatattttagtttggatcaaaaacaattttaaaaatagtttaattgaatttttttaatctaaattaaactatttaaaattatgctACTTAATTCCATGGCCGTGATTTTCTCAaacacaatcataaaaataaagtcaCGAGTGGTTTGGCCCATCTCTGGTGTCTAGGGGATTGTGTTTTGTGGGGTCAGTTGCATCATCATCGTATCATTGCATGACTGCCACGTAGCTGTATACACGGAATCAAGTGTACATACGTTTCCAAGAGACTTTATCATACTCCCTCAATTCAGGCCACACGCGTCTATAAATGTCTTTGACGAAACAGCAGATTCTGGATGTCTGGATCCAACACGTGGACCTTGGATCACGTGGACGGTTCGATCATGTTTACACATAACGTTGTCGTTTTGTAGGGGAGTCTCAACTGGCCTTCAAACCAATTGGTCCCACTTCCTgtgtatattttgaaatttggtTTCGTATGTCATTTCCATCTTATTATATCATATGGTAACTACATaagtttaagttatttaaaaattattttattaaattttaaaaaaaccatcgtataaataaaaactaggcTATATTTGTCTCGATGTTTTAGAAATTGATGATGGAAATAACGCCATAGTGGACGGAAGTTACtgcttttcttatttaaaaattgagCAAGTTGTCAGAATGAGATTCCACCTCAGTCGATTTTGATGTAAGAAAAATACTTCTCAACTGTTCAGTGGGAATTTGAGTCCCTCTTACTTGAGACGTCAGAGAAAGCAGCGTCCCTGGCCAACAAGTTGGAAAGTTAGTTGCGACttttaatatctatatatatatatatatatatatatatatatatatatatatatgttagggGTATAACATCAAGTGGGGCTTTCCCTGTCATCTTTATGAAGTATGATATGAAAACATCAAGTGGGGTTTTCCCTGTCATCTTTTCTTCAGTTCTTTCGAGGCATGGACTAGGGGATAGATAACTAGATAAGGATAAGGTGACTTTGTTTGCATGGGGGACCCAAGATGGTCCCAGCTTAGCCTAAGAATCCGGGTTTGCTCATGAATGATGGGAAAAATCCATGGTTCTGGTGGGTGGTCTGGATGACCTGTTAGACTTTATGGCCAGATTTTTGTCTGTTGCCTTGTAAAGACTGCACCTTCGCTAGGTCAAGAAAAAAGGGTTTCAAGTTGAGACTAAGTGCGTGTCTGCCTGTCTATGCAATTGTTATGATTGAACCGCAAATAAATTGAtgatgtaataaatatttaatgtgcTCGCCATAAACCGTTGTTGCTTCTCCAATTTGTTAGAAATTCCCCAtggctaatttatttttttgggatgTTAAAAATGACAGATCATTTGCAGTCAAGGATGAGATCTACTGCTTGTTTGAGGGAGCTCTAGACAACTTGGGTAGCCTAAGGCAGCAATATGGGCTAGCCAAGTCTGCGAACGAGGTTATATTGGTCATCGAGGCTTACAAGGCTCTTCGTGACCGGGCACCTTACCCTCCTAACCACGTTGTCGGTCACCTTAGTGGGAGCTTTGCATTCATTGTCTTCGACAAGTCCACTTCCACCTTATTCGTGGCTTCTGTAAGTTAATTTCATACCTACGAACTGCCTTGGTGAAGTTAAGATATTATTTGGTCGGTTTCTGAATACAAATGGGGTTGGTGTTTTCTTGACAGGACCAATTTGGTAAGGTTCCTCTGTATTGGGGAATCACTGCTGATGGATACGTTGCTTTCGCAGACAATATTGATTTGCTTAAGGGTGCTTGTGGCAAGTCACTCGCTTCTTTTCCTCAAGGTGGgtgtgataaaaattataatataatatgatgaTGCGAGTCTAGACTTTCTAATGCGGACCACCTACCATTGATAGTTGAGTGCTATTGCAGCAACATAAAAGAGAGCATGTGCAAGAAGGaatgggattattatttttttacctgaCAAGGATGCTGGATTTTGCAGGATGCTTCTTCTCCACTGCAGTTGGAGAACTGAGAAGCTTTGAGAAtcctaaaaacaaaatcactgcAGTTCCAGCCAAGGAGGAAGAGATCTGGGGTGCTACATTTAAGGTAATTAGTCAAACATCAAGGTGACTTGTACACACGGTGGTATATGAATCAGTAGAGctaagaaatttatttaaacaaCCCGTTTCTCTGTGAGTCTCATTCGGTTCTACTGATTAACAATGACGACGACGGCATGTATTTCAGGTGGAGGGGCCAGCAGTCCTCGCAGCCACAAAATAGGCGATTGTCTTTTCTCCGCCAAAATCTTAAGAATCTAAATATGCCAACGAAGGGAAAAAGGGCTTTTATGTGGTTGTGAGTTCAGAATGAGGGGCCAGGTGAATAGTAGAACGAGTTCGACTCTTTGTAGAATGCATTAGCATGGTGTGAAAGAATAGCTCCAACTCCGTTGTAGGTAGCTTCGATCCATTTTCCTCCCTGTAATATGTACAGCTATCTTTTTCTAGTTCAATAAAGTTTGTTTGGTGGCTTGATAATGAGATTTCTCAACATCACCAATGCGTCTTCAATCCGACTTCTGCCCCAATCAAGGCCTTGAAGCTCGAAAATACTTTCCATTAAGGCCATGGTGGCATGTCCCTCATGAATGATCATAACACTAATGCTCCTCCAGCAagaccatcaccaccaccatgcATTCATTTCCATTTCATTTCTGGATATAAAGTCCATTAACATTACATTAATAGACATGGACAGCTTCGGATTGCCTTGCCCCCTTTTGCTAAACCCTCATCaatcaattataatatatatatatggaatatTAAGAGAAAATTCGGTGTCACGTTATAAGTAGGCCTAAAAGTCGTAACCTTTCGACACTAGTAGCAGTTACATTATTCATACACCCACAAGACATTGATGATGCACTCACTGttcacattatttttctttccaccctttttcttcttcttttttttatttaacttttattgGGTCCAATTATAGATCAACTTAGGCTAGTTTGTTATAAGAAAGGTGAGATTGAAAAACACAagaccaaagtaaaaaaacattgaggaaTTTGTTGGCTTTTTTGACCTTTGGGAGAAATATACAATGTAGTCCTCATACTTTTCTAAGTATGAATATTGTGCcccttcaatttttaaaattacaaacaaaagtcaatttcagtctaaaacatcatttttcttatttttttaagtttctggTTTAAGAAAGGAGAGAGAGTCGTTGAATTATTATGTTAAAGAGAAAAGATTATCGGTAACACTGATTCTGGCCATTAAGATGGTCAATCTTGCTATTAATGAGTTCTATTTGATGAGGGGAGTTCcacttatgtattttttttcaccttaaaaATTCATAGAAAACCAAATCAAAGCTTGGAGAGAGTTTTGGTTTCGGGTTTTAATGcgggtttttaggtttttaaggCCATTTATGAGTTTATAAAGGTTGAGGTGTTTTCtatatgttttggattaaaaaaattggttgaaaattaagtttctaAGCTAAAAATCAGCCAGCCTTCTCTTTTGACTATAATAATGATCTAAatctagaagaagaagaaaaagacgaCATGTCGTCTTCCTTAGCAGACGACACGTcgtctaatttgtttttgtttttttttttttcaaaaaccattGGAGTGGACAAAATATCATCCACCttcatcaacatttttttttttttttttttatcttttcttttataaaattgcTTTCTTTTAAGTTGATAGCATTTTTTAACaagattttttaataacattttaaatttatattaaaattaataccattctctcttcttcttcttattcttttttttatttagcctttttaaaatagtggttgttttttaattattttgtgtgtataatttttaaagagattattctaattcatctatattttttttatatattttatataaatgaaatttatttttaaaaataagaaatatttttttttttgataatatttttaatatgtgcaaccttgcataatattgtttttttctttgattttattcaatcaatttcatgtatttttttatttctattattatttgattaaaacaaaaaatataattttaataaactaattcaTTGAACACAACCGGGTATATAACCTGTGTTGCAAGATCAAATATTATGATCTATatatatctcttgatttttttttaatttcatatttagttatcgttaatgatttttaaaaaaaaaatttattgacacAAATATTTCTCGATTGATTTAGTTAGATGCatgcatatttaatttttttgttgaaaaaaaatctaacccgCAATGAAGTACGAACCAAATAcctaatataaaatactaaaaggcATGGTCTTTAGGTGACAATATGCACACACTCACAAGACATTGTGGATGCACTGTTTACGttgttttcctctctctctctctctctctctctcttattattattattttagtcttTGTtgggaaaaatattttaagggaGGGTGAGATTACAAGCTAGtgaatcaaagttttttttttaaaaaaaaaaaacaaattggaggGAATGGATTGTTTATTCAAGTTTTGAGGTGAAATACTAATTCTTCtcttaaaacaaaaccaacaaaCTCATTCAATTGGGggtaattaagttattttacaaGCTTTCATTTGacattcaataatttaaaaggagtaataacatctttatatttttataatgatcaTTATACCCTTATattagaaagaagaagaagaagaagaagaagaagaaaagcttgACTTCAAGGGTGTTGTCATTTTATCTTTGCACTTAAGCCTCTTTGTAATAGTTAGGTTGGTCTTGGGGCAATTgtgtaatttaatatataatatatattaaaacaaaaggttGTTAATGCGTGCCTTGAAAACGTCAGCATGTGGATAATCCTTGTGTTTTTTATACAGCATGTGCAGGATTATCAGATGGTCAAACTCTGCCTTTCGATATAGTGTTTGAATCGTCCTAACATTGCCTTCTCCAGGAGGCAGCACACATGGCCAAAAGCCGCTAGGTTCTATGAtggtaaatttttcttttttaattccttcttcACTATCTCTTCACTTGAAATTCATGcatgatatttataatttcgGGGTAGCTCCCTTAGTTAAGGATATTTGAGTatcatttcttattcttttgatttgtaatttttaaccatggcttttttgtaagtttttttttttcaatttcatcattcaatcaaaatattttattttttaaaaatttggtcctgatttttttcttcatttttttcttgcatcttttgtaaactttcaattgttttcaattttattctttgatcaaaatttttaatttgctatttttttaaaaattcaatcatcattttttttttttgtggttttatcttttagttcttttgtgtaattgattattcttttttaatttagcctttcaatccaaaattattcatccttttttttttctctcaaatttaattctcattattttaattgttattatttcttttgaatcctttttgtgatttttttttcagttttttcctttgacatttgatttattgaaatttatgatttgtaattttttttggtgctTCTGATCAAATAGCCTGAGTTCACatcatttttttacttatttttttatctcattacttgacgttgatttttatttttaaaataggattcatggtttttaataaaacatttcCATCACATTAAATCCAAAAGCATTctcattatatttttgaattaatttatattccACTCTGTTTTgggtaatttgaaaaaaagttcCCCTTATCCGAAATTCTTTGATATTATCTCAAAGAATTATCCGagttttctatttaaatttttttaattaaaattagtttggagatttcaaataattaaaaaaaaattaatagggcTCACCCCCTCaatgaaattagttttttctcCTCAATGATCTACGCACCCTTTACACCATTTTATTGTATCtatagaaaatagttttttttttttttaatatactagtaCAAAATTCGAATTTGACAAGTAAAAGGAAACCTCTTGAATatctttttatgaattaattgggattaagttttttcatcaataatctttaaaaacacACCCTCTAcatcaatcaaataaatttattgagcAACAATTTAGTAGGTAATCTAATGATAAGAGTTTGaaatcaaggattttttttcttgtgatctCAGATTCAAATTATGTGGTTGTTAAATATTAATGACTACTGGAGATTTATctaatcgttaattttaaaattcataaaaaattaattacaaatacatataaactaatccaaacactcctcatattaataaaaaataaaaaaaaaaaaaaaaaacccctcatTGTAGCTCCTCTTTAACATAAACTTGGCTTCCCCGACTCTTATGCCTTTGCCTCATGAACTAGGGCCTAAAGGCTTTGAGAACTAGACAGGTAATGACATTTATGGGCATCCCTTCTGTACGTAAGGCCCACTAGGGCCATAAGTGAAATAAAAAGGGTAAATTATTGGAGGACGTGCTTTTGTCTCTTGCGTTGCagtaattaattgataatatttttttattgttaaagtaAAGTAACTCAACAATGCTGTTGTGGTCCCATTCCACCTCTAGCAAAGTCAACCGCATTATTATAAAtgcccttttaattttttatattatctaatCTCCCTAAACcaccaaaaaattaaagttagatTCCTAATTACTTGCACTTAAATATCCAACATGACATGCTCTCTAGTCTAGTCTCTATATTTTGTTGTAGGTTTCAATTTAGTACgtattcaaattaataacttATGATATAGTTTATTGTagaatatgataataaaatttttttacttgaaatatatcaaaataaatttttaaaagttttttttatatttttttgatacattCTTTGatcacaaaatattaatttaatatttttttttcaaatgaaacacaattttaaaacatactTAAAAACACACGTTGCTATATTTCTAGATATAACTAtctcaatctaaaaattaagttattagataaaattttaatatataatttatattaattatttaataaaataaaaaattatttattaattttaacaattaaacttaaataataggacttttcttaaaaactacTTTCTTCAACAAAACTAGTTTCAttctgtttttaatttcttagttagtatttttgtttttttgtttttctttattttagctttattttcTACCTCTCTCGAAGTTTTGCATAATATCCTTTACCTTTATAGATATAGATTTACTTgctattttatttgattgaaagtttttttcttctttgctttaTGTTCAATGGAAAAAGCTCTTATAGCTATGctatttttgaaattgatatAATATAAGGTTTTTAGAGTGAATATTATATGTTCACCgttacataatttaaaaaagtatggTTATTCTctataattcatttaaattatacTCGTTAAgaaacatttattttgttttaagctTTTGAATTTCACTAACACATAAGATTTATCGTTCATTACATTGACTTGTCCTTGTTTTCTTGAAGACAAAACATAACTAGTGGCAAAAACTTGAAAGTTTCAAGATATGTACTTTTAGTCACTTTTATTAAAGCTGGTCCGCATGGGACCTAATGGACTTTCTCTTATTAGAAccagattatataaaaaaaattcaatccataaaataaatgaatccACAATAACCTGTCAATTCAAGttcggtttatttttttaaaattaatgtattttttttttatattttaatatgttaatataaaaaataattttttaaaaaataaaaaaaatttattttaatatatttttaaataaaaaatactttaaaaaataactatactAAACCCCCTATACTTCTGTGtttaaaataaagagagaaaagaaaaaggaaaagcaaaACACCTCGATCCTTCTTTCGTTTATTTCCATTTATTCCGACTACTAAAAACGAAAACAAGTTCGATATTTAAAGTAGGTAATCAGCTGAGAAATTTAACCTTAATCTTtcgttttctttattattatctttaaaaCCTTGTACCTGACCTTTAGTTGTCTGTCTGTGTTTCTTTGGCTTCTTTTAAGGTGAAGAAGATCCCGAGTTGACCCAAGCAGACAAGACAGGTAAGGTAATGGAATTAAGGTTTGATTTCTTAGTTTTTTCCTCTAAACATAACCATGTTTTAGGTTAATGTCTTGATTACCCtaatctttctcttcttttagggtttttaaaaCGCATGCAGATGATTTTCATAGTTGATGTGATTATCGTCGAATCGATGTTATGAGTGGTTAAGTGTGTTTGTGATGTGTGTTTATGGTTTCTTTGAGTTACTGAGTTGATGTTGAGTTCAGTTTTAAACCCTAGAATCCAAGTCAATGATTAGATGAATTGCAATTTATCATTAGTTTGCTGGCCCAGAATTGGTTATGAGTTGTATTGAGTTTAGAGAAGGGCAGTTAAGGTCGGGGCtgaattttgtttcttatgGTATGTTAGCAAGAACTTCTATTTCACTGGTGTCACTCCCATTAATTGCCCGCGATGAGGTGAAGATAGCTTAAATGGAATTAGGAGTTGCAGATGTCTGCTTTGATAGACATTGATGGTAACAGTTtctttatattgttattaatgTTTGGGAGGTTGGTGGCAAAGTCGGTTTAAGCTAAGGGTCACTTAAGCAAAGGTTCAAGCCttcacttgataaaaaaaaatccaagagtAAATAAGATATATTTGTCAATTATGTTTTATGAAATGAAGATTGTTTTCACTTAACAGAAAACTTTAAGAACAAAATGACGATTGTCTAAGgcctcaacataaaaaaaaaatgatattaaaatatttcaaaaggctCCATTTATAGTTTTATCCAAGACTCCCTAATCATCTTACTCCGGCTTTGGTTGGTGGGAAAATTCCTGGAGGAACTTCTTGTGTGTGTGTTGACTAATTTTAGCCATGTTTTGCCCTTTGGaaacataatttattagaaaGTTTGTTTTTAGATGAGCTCTGGTTATATGATTTTCTCTCGTAGTGACATTGATGTTCCTAGGTGGCTGTTCGTGTAGTTGAGAATATGTATTTAGTTATTTTGGTGATTTCAGTAAGATTGAAGGAACTTGGAATGAGTTCTACGGGTTTGAAGAgtggagtttttttatattaaaaactgaTCCTGATTCGCTTGTGGAAAACCTAGTTTAAAGGTAGTGATATTTCTAATGGTCTAAAGATGTCTTCAGTCTTAATTGTTTAGATTTAGGACTTAAGGTTCTTTGGTTTATATCGATTTAGCCTGGGAGGAAGAAGCTAGAACCTTTAATCCGGGATTGAAAGTTGATGCTCTTAACTCTTACATGTCTTTACAAAGCAGCTTTTGACAGTTCTTCTGTGTTTGGTTGTTTGCACTAGAAGTTGTAGAATAAAAGGTCCTTTTCCAAGCCAGCCAGCATTGGTGTAATGGACCAGCAAGGCCATGTGCAGCCGCCAGCAGTAGGCATGGTTGGAAGTACAGCTCCGGTTCCTTATGGCATACCTTCATATCAACATAACCAGATGATGGGACCTTCTGCAACCGGATCACTTCAATCTCCTACTCAGCCTGCAGTTCTTGCTGCTTCTTCAGCTCAGCTTGCTCAACACCAACTTGCTTACCACCACATCcaccagcaacagcagcagcagttgCAGCAACAACTTCAAACTTTCTGGGCAAATCAGTATCAAGAAATTGAGCAGACTACTGATTTTAAGAACCATAGCCTGCCCTTGGCTAGGATTAAGAAGATTATGAAGGCAGATGAAGATGTAAGGATGATATCAGCTGAAGCTCCCATCATATTTGCCAGGGCCTGTGAGATGTTTATTTTAGAACTGACCTTGCGATCTTGGAATCATACAGAGGAGAACAAAAGGAGAACACTCCAAAAGAATGACATTGCTGCAGCTATCACAAGAACTGATATTTTTGATTTTCTGGTTGATATTGTCCCAAGAGAGGATTTGAAAGATGAGGTGTTAGCATCAGTCCCGAGAGGGAGTCTTCCTGTAGGAGGTCCAGCTGATGCTCTTCCGTACTATTACATGCCACCTCAGCTTGCACCCCAGGTCTCTGCACCGGGGATGACTGTAGGAAAGCCTGTGGTGGATCAAGCTCTTTACGGCCAGCAGTCTCGTCCTTATGTACCACAGCAGATGTGGCCACAGCAAACACAGCAGCCACCTGAAGATTCCTGAGCAGGCTGTGCAGTAGCTGTAGTTGAAACATGTTGGATAGTGTGAATTTATGGTTGAAAAGCCAGGGGTGGATTGGTTAATCTTGCATGCAAGTCATAACATGTCATTTGCTAACAGGTTTTTATTGCCTcttcaaatttcatcatttccaATCCTGTCAAGGATGCGAGTTCAGCTATTGTGGATAATTGGATAAACTGTAATCCTTTTGGCATGTGAAAATATCATGGTTTTTTGGTTCTTCTTTGTTATTATTCTACTTATGCAGGCATCCATGCTTCCAATCTATTTTATCCTCTGGTTGCTTTTTGCAAGTTCAGCTGGATTGGTGCACTATTATCAAGCTGGACATGCTCTCAGCTTTTAAGTTATTTCGATGGTAATCCACTATACATAGGTTCTTTTGATTGGTTGAAGAGGAACAGTTGGAGTCCCTTGCAGTCCTCTTTCTCTCGTATGACATGGACAGAACATATCTTGGAAAATTGTAAGCTATTTTGATTGATGAAAACTAAATGGAGACCCTCGCAGCCTCTCCCATTTGATCTGAAATCTGAACTCGTCTCAGGAACTTTTAAATGCCCTCAAAGATGAATATTGTTAGCATTTATGAAGCAAAATAATTGCTCGAGAAAGACATTGGCTCTTGGACTTCCACTCCAGCAATCCGGATATTAAAAAAGGTTGTAGTTGACAGTGCAACTGCTACTAGCAAGAAGTTTATGATACAGGAACTTCACATGTAGTCAGCTAGCACTTAATAGCATAAACCTTACCTATCATTGTGTACGTGATTAGTTTCTTGTATTAGGTATACTAATATACCTATGCTTCTTGTAGAACTAATCACTAGATTCAATAATGATGTACTAGTAGCAGCTCTCTCCAAGTTATCGTGCGTGAAAGAGTTTGTGTCAAAACTTTtccttctgttatttttttacgGTATGACAGGATGCACTACCCCAAGTCACAGCATGAATCTGCTAGACGGTGGGGATCATTGCTACCAGGGCACTTTGTATGAGATGCTAAGAGAGCAACTTCCCTTATTTTGAGTGTACTTTATGTGGAAGTAGAAGGCTTGTAGACCAAGCTTCACTCTCTATGAACTTCATTTGGACTCCAAAAGGTTTTCTTTCCTAACAAGCAGATAGTAAATCCAAATTCTAATCAAAGTCACACCAAGCAACTGGCTTTGAGGGGAATCTCCCTGTGAAATGAGATTTCATACAGAATCCTCGCTAACATCAGCAGCATCAACAGGCTGGACAAATATCCTCTAAACTGCACGAATGAAGGTAAaaggttagttttttaatttatcatctcTAACTACTGGTAATCTATCCTTGCAGTAGAGCAGTTCTACCTTCTTCCCAAGCACTCAATGATATCAGTAGTCAGAGTTGACCTTTTTCTATCCTCAAAAGCAAGTGATGCAGCCTTCCTCAACAAAGCAGACCCCGCAATGCATCCCAACATGGTTGGATTTTTCGGACTGTAGccattaaaagagaaataaattgtCACTCACTTAAAAAACATCCCACTAATGCAGTGGTCTTTATGGAATGTTATGTGGAAAGCATAACCTGATAATCAGATTTCCTTCATCAGCTAAGATAAGTTGGCGTGCCCAAGACAAGAACACTGCAACACTGGCACCAATAAGTGGGGATGTGCATTATATAACCTCTGCCAGTCTTTAACattgatataataatttttcgACTTTAATTATGAGTTCTATATACAGATGCATCAAAATTGTGATGAGACCATTTTAGGAGGAAACAGTGAACAAATTGGTTTGGCAACTTACAAAGAACAATACAGTGATACCAGAGATTAGGGGCAGCCGCAGCATGAGAAAAATGAGATCAGAAGCCCTAAGGAAATTCATTCTTTGCAGGGaaaagtgaaagaaaagaattatgTATAGTACAGAAAGAAGTTGCCATGCTCCAATAAATGTGCCACCTATCAAGTGAATTATGTTATTTGGCTAGAATATTTGAAATAGATTgcaatgttttaatttgtatgaataaaatgaaagttTAGACAATAAATCACATTTAcatgaaaattttcttcattaggtaaaaaacttgttttcgaTGAAAGTAACATAGAAAATGATCCTAAATGTAAATCATACATGGTGTCCATTATCAAATACTTCatgttaattaaatagaaattttaaaatgggGCAAGCTCTTCTAATCACTAGGAACAAATATTGGATGTTTATATTCCCACTTGTTTCAAAGTATAATATTGGATTGACAATTTGGGCCACACAAGGAACCTCCTAACAAGGGGCTCATTTTATTTGGCTAGTAGTTCTGGAATCGATCGGCGTGTTCCAATCAAAGCGGATAGATAACAAAGATTTACATTTCATTTTGTCTATATCATAACATTGACATCAAATATGGCCATGCAAGAGGTCAATCATCAAGTGACTTGTATTGTTTGCCTAATCTATTGGAAATGGGCTGCGTTCAAATTGGTGCAAGCAAACAGTAGTGGTTAGTAGTTCATACCTCATTTTCATAAGtgaatttaaacaaaacatgttacattcaattctttaaatgtatatattgtgaatttttattcctttcttgaattatttttaaattatatctaatGCGAATTTAGTAACTAGGtaacttgtgtgtgtgtgtgtgtgtgtgtgtgtgtgtgtgaaatggTTACAGGTTTATAAATGGTAATCCATgttgatttaattgaatttaaattttgactctttttttttggtgaaatggATATGGGATGGGTACACCAAGTATATAGGTGGTAACCAATCCCTTGGCATCTTCCGTAATCCCTCATGTTCTATATTATTTagtaattgctttttaaaaatctacTAAAAGACTTTTAGGATTCACCGCTAAGTTTctctgaacttttttttt from Populus alba chromosome 8, ASM523922v2, whole genome shotgun sequence encodes the following:
- the LOC118061048 gene encoding nuclear transcription factor Y subunit C-3 gives rise to the protein MDQQGHVQPPAVGMVGSTAPVPYGIPSYQHNQMMGPSATGSLQSPTQPAVLAASSAQLAQHQLAYHHIHQQQQQQLQQQLQTFWANQYQEIEQTTDFKNHSLPLARIKKIMKADEDVRMISAEAPIIFARACEMFILELTLRSWNHTEENKRRTLQKNDIAAAITRTDIFDFLVDIVPREDLKDEVLASVPRGSLPVGGPADALPYYYMPPQLAPQVSAPGMTVGKPVVDQALYGQQSRPYVPQQMWPQQTQQPPEDS
- the LOC118061049 gene encoding stem-specific protein TSJT1 — encoded protein: MIPCPKLCVFLAKENNFYFYFYKMLGVFSSAIVSPPDELVAAGSRTPSPKISADALVKRFVDTNSSAVSVRVGDDSQVAFTHHNESMLLPRSFAVKDEIYCLFEGALDNLGSLRQQYGLAKSANEVILVIEAYKALRDRAPYPPNHVVGHLSGSFAFIVFDKSTSTLFVASDQFGKVPLYWGITADGYVAFADNIDLLKGACGKSLASFPQGCFFSTAVGELRSFENPKNKITAVPAKEEEIWGATFKVEGPAVLAATK